The Ornithodoros turicata isolate Travis chromosome 7, ASM3712646v1, whole genome shotgun sequence genome includes a region encoding these proteins:
- the LOC135399999 gene encoding ankyrin repeat domain-containing protein 13C-A-like isoform X2 yields the protein MSQVPSTTATEGNEAFPLHKAVFENDYALFSALLPNHNIAEKDVHGNTPLHLAVMLGRNDFIEALLTHNAPVNARNLNGWSCLHEAVSFGGRQTVRALLEKGNEQVRQEWEARKPQVKQVFERIGSFCTELHWDVRSWVPVISSLLPSDILKIYKKGLDFRVDLTLVDFQNLQWVRGSITVLVTVSFKANENKIRLLDNKRKVYQFVRKPDHIARQSLDDDVDELMSNDIEVAQFQTDSVVFEPIQVGWVTRGTRREHVGRYEADFYLAKGLSDKLKVRQEHLSEDDIRRNNQLRGTAPANTTAPQAETIESMERQRRESLAPPPPSNVTYRDYIGAPPGAPPVLGRPLVQRCSTKAFKPSTFALSDQFPVTVNELLGLLEGLINPGPLQKIHDFVLRKLPRGFPVKLEVPVLPTVFLTLALPIFEFRETMEDSLFEVPEGYQEVTDVIPGDVLSSV from the exons ATGTCGCAAGTTCCAAGCACTACGGCCACAGAAGGCAATGAAGCCTTCCCACTGCACAAAGCCGTCTTCGAAAACGATTATGCTCTATTCTCTGCTTTACTACCGAACCACAATATTGCCGAGAAGGACGTTCATG GTAACACTCCGCTTCATCTTGCGGTTATGCTCGGAAGAAACG ACTTTATAGAGGCATTACTGACCCACAATGCGCCAGTGAACGCACGAAACCTGAACGGTTGGAGTTGTTTGCACGAAGCTGTCAGCTTCGGCGGTCGACAAACGG TTCGTGCGTTACTGGAGAAAGGCAACGAACAAGTGCGGCAGGAATGGGAAGCGAGGAAACCTCAAGTAAAGCAAGTCTTTGAGAGAATCGGGAGCTTCTGTACGGAACTGCACTGGGATGTCCGCTCTTGGG TTCCAGTAATATCCAGCTTGCTTCCTTCGGACATCTTAAAAATCTACAAAAAGGGATTGGACTTTAG GGTTGATCTAACGCTTGTAGACTTCCAAAACTTGCAATGGGTACGTGGAAGCATTACTGTCCTGGTGACTGTCTCGTTCAAAGCAAACGAGAACAAGATAAGACTGTTGGACAACAAACGCAAAGTTTATCAGTTCGTCAGAAAGCCA GATCACATCGCAAGGCAAAGTCTCGACGACGATGTCGATGAGCTCATGAGCAACGACATTGAAGTTGCTCAATTTCAAACCGATTCTGTCGTTTTTGAGCCGATTCAGGTCGGATGGGTGACCAGAGGCACAAGAAGA GAACATGTAGGCAGATATGAAGCAGACTTCTATCTCGCGAAAGGCTTGTCTGATAAGCTGAAAGTAAG GCAAGAGCATCTATCAGAAGACGACATACGGAGGAATAACCAGTTGCGAGGTACAGCTCCGGCCAACACGACCGCACCACAAGCTGAAACCATTGAATCTatg GAAAGACAAAGGCGGGAATCCTTGGCGCCTCCTCCTCCATCTAATGTGACGTACCGTGATTACATCGGGGCACCTCCAGGGGCACCGCCTGTTCTCGGTCGGCCTCTCGTGCAGCGATGCAGCACGAAAGCGTTCAAGCCTTCTACGTTTGCTCTG AGCGACCAGTTTCCCGTGACGGTCAACGA GTTACTCGGTCTGCTCGAAGGACTGATAAATCCTGGACCGTTGCAGAAAATCCACGATTTCGTGCTTCGAAAGCTTCCAAGAGGATTTCCAGTTAAGCTCG AAGTACCAGTGCTACCGACAGTCTTCCTGACGTTAGCCCTTCCAATCTTCGAGTTCCGTGAAACCATGGAGGATTCGCTTTTCGAagttccagaaggctatcaGGAAGTAACTGACGTCATTCCAGGCGACGTCCTAAGCTCCGTGTGA
- the LOC135399999 gene encoding ankyrin repeat domain-containing protein 13C-A-like isoform X1 yields the protein MRQKEKKKKNYGHSKSATMSQVPSTTATEGNEAFPLHKAVFENDYALFSALLPNHNIAEKDVHGNTPLHLAVMLGRNDFIEALLTHNAPVNARNLNGWSCLHEAVSFGGRQTVRALLEKGNEQVRQEWEARKPQVKQVFERIGSFCTELHWDVRSWVPVISSLLPSDILKIYKKGLDFRVDLTLVDFQNLQWVRGSITVLVTVSFKANENKIRLLDNKRKVYQFVRKPDHIARQSLDDDVDELMSNDIEVAQFQTDSVVFEPIQVGWVTRGTRREHVGRYEADFYLAKGLSDKLKVRQEHLSEDDIRRNNQLRGTAPANTTAPQAETIESMERQRRESLAPPPPSNVTYRDYIGAPPGAPPVLGRPLVQRCSTKAFKPSTFALSDQFPVTVNELLGLLEGLINPGPLQKIHDFVLRKLPRGFPVKLEVPVLPTVFLTLALPIFEFRETMEDSLFEVPEGYQEVTDVIPGDVLSSV from the exons ATGCggcagaaggagaagaagaagaagaattacGGACATTCGAAGAGTGCTACGATGTCGCAAGTTCCAAGCACTACGGCCACAGAAGGCAATGAAGCCTTCCCACTGCACAAAGCCGTCTTCGAAAACGATTATGCTCTATTCTCTGCTTTACTACCGAACCACAATATTGCCGAGAAGGACGTTCATG GTAACACTCCGCTTCATCTTGCGGTTATGCTCGGAAGAAACG ACTTTATAGAGGCATTACTGACCCACAATGCGCCAGTGAACGCACGAAACCTGAACGGTTGGAGTTGTTTGCACGAAGCTGTCAGCTTCGGCGGTCGACAAACGG TTCGTGCGTTACTGGAGAAAGGCAACGAACAAGTGCGGCAGGAATGGGAAGCGAGGAAACCTCAAGTAAAGCAAGTCTTTGAGAGAATCGGGAGCTTCTGTACGGAACTGCACTGGGATGTCCGCTCTTGGG TTCCAGTAATATCCAGCTTGCTTCCTTCGGACATCTTAAAAATCTACAAAAAGGGATTGGACTTTAG GGTTGATCTAACGCTTGTAGACTTCCAAAACTTGCAATGGGTACGTGGAAGCATTACTGTCCTGGTGACTGTCTCGTTCAAAGCAAACGAGAACAAGATAAGACTGTTGGACAACAAACGCAAAGTTTATCAGTTCGTCAGAAAGCCA GATCACATCGCAAGGCAAAGTCTCGACGACGATGTCGATGAGCTCATGAGCAACGACATTGAAGTTGCTCAATTTCAAACCGATTCTGTCGTTTTTGAGCCGATTCAGGTCGGATGGGTGACCAGAGGCACAAGAAGA GAACATGTAGGCAGATATGAAGCAGACTTCTATCTCGCGAAAGGCTTGTCTGATAAGCTGAAAGTAAG GCAAGAGCATCTATCAGAAGACGACATACGGAGGAATAACCAGTTGCGAGGTACAGCTCCGGCCAACACGACCGCACCACAAGCTGAAACCATTGAATCTatg GAAAGACAAAGGCGGGAATCCTTGGCGCCTCCTCCTCCATCTAATGTGACGTACCGTGATTACATCGGGGCACCTCCAGGGGCACCGCCTGTTCTCGGTCGGCCTCTCGTGCAGCGATGCAGCACGAAAGCGTTCAAGCCTTCTACGTTTGCTCTG AGCGACCAGTTTCCCGTGACGGTCAACGA GTTACTCGGTCTGCTCGAAGGACTGATAAATCCTGGACCGTTGCAGAAAATCCACGATTTCGTGCTTCGAAAGCTTCCAAGAGGATTTCCAGTTAAGCTCG AAGTACCAGTGCTACCGACAGTCTTCCTGACGTTAGCCCTTCCAATCTTCGAGTTCCGTGAAACCATGGAGGATTCGCTTTTCGAagttccagaaggctatcaGGAAGTAACTGACGTCATTCCAGGCGACGTCCTAAGCTCCGTGTGA